The following coding sequences lie in one Spinacia oleracea cultivar Varoflay chromosome 1, BTI_SOV_V1, whole genome shotgun sequence genomic window:
- the LOC130466088 gene encoding pathogenesis-related protein 1C-like, translating to MKMIFRTYEVFLHVLLISIYFLTFRVHSYSLALEGFHHQRHGSIKHHQLWKMRQPLSHEFLLAHNNIRAKYGLPPLIWDRRLARFARRHAAKLIADCSMVHSIGQYGENLFWGKLEHWTPTRIVEDWAKESEYFDLKAGKCLKDWTECGHFTQIVWADTTRVGCHRLKCIGLDKGYIGICNYDPPGNVMQQSPFVRNINPPQL from the coding sequence ATGAAAATGATATTCAGGACATATGAAGTTTTCCTTCATGTCCTCCTCATTTCCATATATTTCTTAACATTTAGAGTGCATTCTTATTCACTTGCTCTCGAAGGTTTCCACCATCAACGTCATGGATCAATTAAGCATCATCAATTATGGAAGATGCGTCAACCATTGTCTCATGAGTTTCTTCTAGCTCACAATAATATTCGAGCCAAGTACGGATTGCCCCCTTTGATATGGGATAGAAGACTCGCACGGTTTGCTCGTCGACATGCTGCAAAGTTGATTGCAGATTGTTCAATGGTGCATTCGATAGGACAATACGGGGAAAACTTATTTTGGGGTAAATTAGAACACTGGACTCCAACTCGTATTGTTGAAGATTGGGCTAAGGAATCAGAATACTTTGATCTCAAGGCAGGTAAATGTCTAAAAGATTGGACAGAATGTGGGCATTTTACTCAGATTGTTTGGGCAGATACTACTCGTGTAGGATGTCATCGTCTTAAATGTATTGGACTTGATAAAGGGTATATTGGAATATGCAATTATGATCCACCTGGAAATGTAATGCAACAAAGCCCCTTCGTTCGAAATATCAATCCTCCACAACTATAA